A region from the Arachis ipaensis cultivar K30076 chromosome B01, Araip1.1, whole genome shotgun sequence genome encodes:
- the LOC110270815 gene encoding uncharacterized protein LOC110270815 — translation MSEPEGGEEEDRDKSASERPESESGSLPLQPLPSPSWRRESGGEREKDDSQTRWRERTKTRREREGGCSAVHCRRSWGQLKPPPLLGLAVLLSSLSASTITSCVSSMPFSTPRVRM, via the exons ATGAGTGAACCAGAGGGAGGAGAGGAGGAAGACAGAGATAAGAGCGCGAGCGAGAGACCAGAGAGTGAGAGTGGGTCACTGCCGCTGCAGCCGCTGCCATCGCCGTCGTGGAGGAGGGAGtccggaggagagagagagaaagatgaTTCGCAGACGAGATGGAGAGAGAGGACGAAGACGCGACGCGAGAGAGAAGGAGGTTGTTCTGCCGTGCACTGTCGTCGCTCCTGGGGTCAATTGAAGCCGCCGCCGCTGCTAGGGCTTGCCGTGCTCCTGTCCTCACTTTCGGCTTCTACGATTACTTCCT GTGTTTCATCGATGCCGTTTTCGACGCCAAGGGTGCGGATGTAA
- the LOC110271412 gene encoding uncharacterized protein LOC110271412 isoform X2, which produces MTFSKIFVHSLQISLTSKAPSSTFVNPRRPPFLLKSPSQSRNLACLQSSHSPRTLSHTHTHTPRFRMSEPEGGEEEDRDKSASERPESESGSLPLQPLPSPSWRRESGGEREKDDSQTRWRERTKTRREREGGCSAVHCRRSWGQLKPPPLLGLAVLLSSLSASTITSCVSSMPFSTPRENEI; this is translated from the exons ATGacatttagtaaaatttttgtccATTCCCTCCAAATCTCACTCACCTCCAAAGCACCTTCATCCACTTTCGTAAACCCTCGTCGCCCCCCATTCCTTCTAAAGTCACCATCGCAAAGTAGAAACCTTGCCTGCCTCCAAAGCTCACATTCGCCACGCAccctttcacacacacacacacacacacccagaTTCAGAATGAGTGAACCAGAGGGAGGAGAGGAGGAAGACAGAGATAAGAGCGCGAGCGAGAGACCAGAGAGTGAGAGTGGGTCACTGCCGCTGCAGCCGCTGCCATCGCCGTCGTGGAGGAGGGAGtccggaggagagagagagaaagatgaTTCGCAGACGAGATGGAGAGAGAGGACGAAGACGCGACGCGAGAGAGAAGGAGGTTGTTCTGCCGTGCACTGTCGTCGCTCCTGGGGTCAATTGAAGCCGCCGCCGTTGCTAGGGCTTGCCGTGCTCCTGTCCTCACTTTCGGCTTCTACGATTACTTCCT GTGTTTCATCGATGCCGTTTTCGACGCCAAGG GAAAATGAGATATAA
- the LOC110271412 gene encoding uncharacterized protein LOC110271412 isoform X1, translating into MTFSKIFVHSLQISLTSKAPSSTFVNPRRPPFLLKSPSQSRNLACLQSSHSPRTLSHTHTHTPRFRMSEPEGGEEEDRDKSASERPESESGSLPLQPLPSPSWRRESGGEREKDDSQTRWRERTKTRREREGGCSAVHCRRSWGQLKPPPLLGLAVLLSSLSASTITSCSYSQPLSLSNFHFILISISILMSLQVFHRCRFRRQGKMRYKFKICMMKFYEGLMQIIN; encoded by the exons ATGacatttagtaaaatttttgtccATTCCCTCCAAATCTCACTCACCTCCAAAGCACCTTCATCCACTTTCGTAAACCCTCGTCGCCCCCCATTCCTTCTAAAGTCACCATCGCAAAGTAGAAACCTTGCCTGCCTCCAAAGCTCACATTCGCCACGCAccctttcacacacacacacacacacacccagaTTCAGAATGAGTGAACCAGAGGGAGGAGAGGAGGAAGACAGAGATAAGAGCGCGAGCGAGAGACCAGAGAGTGAGAGTGGGTCACTGCCGCTGCAGCCGCTGCCATCGCCGTCGTGGAGGAGGGAGtccggaggagagagagagaaagatgaTTCGCAGACGAGATGGAGAGAGAGGACGAAGACGCGACGCGAGAGAGAAGGAGGTTGTTCTGCCGTGCACTGTCGTCGCTCCTGGGGTCAATTGAAGCCGCCGCCGTTGCTAGGGCTTGCCGTGCTCCTGTCCTCACTTTCGGCTTCTACGATTACTTCCTGTTCGTACTCCcaacccctctctctctccaactttcatttcattctcatttcaatttcaattttgatgTCTCTGCAGGTGTTTCATCGATGCCGTTTTCGACGCCAAGG GAAAATGAGATATAAATTCAAAATATGTATGATGAAGTTCTATGAAGGGTTAATGCAGATAATTAActga